The window TTCATTATAATTTTTTTAATTAAGCTCAACTACTGATTAAATAGTATGTTACGAAGCAGAACCAACACACATTGGCGATCTGAGGGAATGAGTTTGTATTACATCTTCTCAGCTGCTTTGAGGCCAAGTATAGAGAGTCCATTTTTTATGACTACTCTTGCTGCTTCCAGTAAAAGTATCCTGGCCTTTCTTAATTCGTTGTCGTCTGTGAGAATCCTGTGATGTTGATAATATCGGTTAAATGTGCTGCAAAGATCGAGGAGATGGTTACTGAGGAGGGAAGGTTCATAATTTTCTGCTGCCCGTAAAAGTACAAGAGGGAAGTCTGCAAGTAGTTTGATTAATACGAGCTCATCGTCTTCTTTGAGCAGATCGTAGTGCACGCTGGTAGTGATGTTTTCCCCGTACTTCCTTAATATACTGCACATGCGTGCATGGGTGTATTGAACATACGGACCTGTTTCTCCATCAAAATTAAGAATTACGTCCCAGTCAAATAAAACGTCTTTAACCCTTTTTGTACATAGTTCAGAAAATAGTATGGCCCCAATACCAACGCTTTCCGCTACTTCCTCTCTATTTTCCAGGCCAGGATTTTTTTCTTCTATTATCTCGTCTGCAATTTTACAGGATTCTTCGAGTAAATCTTCCAGGAGAATGACCTTGCCTTCTCTCGTAGACATTTTGCCTTGTTTGAACTTAATCAGTCCGAAATCGACGTGTGCACAGTTATGAACCCACTCGTATCCCATATCTTCTAAGACCTTGAAAAACTGTTTGAAATGTAACCTCTGTTCCGAACCGACAACGTAGGCCATTTTATCAAAATTATACTTCCGTTTTCTATATTCGGCGGCACAGATATCCCTGGTGGCATACAGGCTTGCTTCATCCTTCTTTCTCAAGATACAGGGGGGCATATTATATTTTTCAAGATTTACGATCAAGGCATCCTCACTGATTTCCGTTAATCCTGAATCCTTGATTCTCTGAACGGTATCATCAAGCATTTCATTATAAAAACTTTCTCCCGCGTAGGAATCGAAGCTGATACCCAGCCTTTTGTATACACGCTCAAATTCCATCAAGCTTATCTCTTTAAAATGATGCCAGGCCTCTTTTGCCTCTTTATCCCCATCCTCCAGTTTTTTGAACCAATCCCTGGCTTCTTCCTCCAGATTTTTGTTAATTTTTGCCTCTTTATGAAACTTAACATACAACTCATTAAGTTTGCTTACGGTAAGTTTCTTTTTTGTTGCCGAATTCTGTTCATGAGAATTCCCAGCTGATGAAACTGCGAAGTCTAAACCCCATTTTTTCAAGGCAACAATAAGCTGTCCAAATTGTGTTCCCCAATCTCCCAGGTGATTGATACCGATGCATTTGTATCCCAGTACGTTGTAAAGGTTGTAGATTGCGTTTCCAATGACAGCTGATCGTAGATGATGAACTGCCAGGTGTTTTGCAATGTTTGGGGAAGAATAATCAATTATAATGGTCTTACCCTTGCCAACGGCATGGTTTCCGTAAGATGCTCCTTTGTCAGAAATTTCCTCTAAAACAGTCTTGAACAGTAATGGTTTCGATACATGGAAATTGAGATACGGGCCGTTGGCCGTTATCTCGACTATGATATCATCGGGAACAAGTTTTTGTGATAATTCTGCCGCAATCTTTTTAGGATCTTTTCTTAATTGTTGTGCTAGGGAGAAACATGGGAGCGCATAATCACCCATCTTATTGTCTGGCGGCTGTTCCAGCAGCTCTTTTATTTTATCCGGGGGGAGAGATATCTCATCCCCCAGTAAGCCGATGATAGTATTGATGAAAAGATCCATGGTATACAGAAATTGATAAAGAGTATTGGCAATCCACAACCTTCCAGTATAAGGATTTTTACTTTTATAGAAAGATAGAAATTCTTCGCACTGATACGGTGAGATGTTTCTCAATCATCTTATTGTACAAAAGAGTAGATTCACCCTGTTTCCTCATTAATATTTTTTGTCCTCTATTATAAAAAACCTGTACGTTACTTCTACAAAAATAATTTTTATTTTCCGGAGTGAAGTAGTGCCCTGTTTCCTGTTGTTTCAATGGTGAGAACGGATATACTAAAACTGATCTGGTTTTCGGTTTTACCGGAAACCAGATCTTGGTGAAGGTATACTCGCTCAATTTTATCTCGGATTTCATCCGAAAACCATTATGAGATGAGTATATCAATGAGATCTCTCCTGTCTCGATCATTTTGAGCACTCGATTCCCTCTCCTTTTTTCCTTTTGTTGATGTCCGGCAGCACAAAGACAATTATTCCTGAGTTACGATAATTTTTACACTGCCGTTGTTGAAAACTTTTGTCTTTTCTGCACTATTTTCAGAATCATTTTACCCGTTTGATAACTTATGCAGGTTTTGTAGATTTTTCAACGTAAGCGGCAAGGATTCCTGCAAGCAGACCGGAAAGATGCCCTTCCCAGGAAATACGTGAAAGTGTGGGCAATACTCCCCAGATGATTCCTCCGAATAGAGAAACGGTAAAAAATGCAGTGAGAAAGGATTTCAGGCTGCGATCATACCATGCCCGAATGACCAGATATCCGAAGTAGCCAAAGATAAGGCCGCTTGCGCCAACATGGCAGGATGAACGTCCAAAGAGCCAGAGAATTGAGCCGCTTACAATGATAATGATAGTGGTTATCTCAAAGAACAGCCGCTTTCCATGGAGCATAACAAAGCCTCCGAGTACCGCTAAGGGTATGGTGTTTACCATAGTATGGTTTAAACTTGAGTGCAAAAAAGGACTTAAGGGTATTCCGATAAGCCCTTTTACCGTTCGAGGTACTATTCCCCAGCTGCTGAGGATGTGTCCTGTGGACAAATTTATGAATTCGATTATCCATAGTGCTGCCACAAACCCGAAAATCCAATAAATACTCTTTTTTGTTTCTTGTTTCATCTGAGAAGGGTTGTACTGGTTAGTTTACAAACTACAACTTGACACAGATACCATATTGTTTAGTATATGTCTATCAGAAAGCAGTAAAATATTTTTTTACTTCATTACTTTTGTTAGTGAGAAAGGAGACGATAATAATGTATGAGTTTAGAATTGTCATAAGAATGGAAAGGGGAGAAGAACAGGTATTCATTGTCAATACAGACGCGGAGAATGAGGCTACAGCTGAAGACCAGATAAAATATCTGGTAAATAACAGTCTGGAAATATTAACTATTGAACGAATTAAGATGGGATAAAAAACCTTGAACTATTTGATTTTTCAATTTTCACTTGAAAAGATCCCGTACCTTTCCGCTCTTTGTGCCGGAAATGTAACAATAGAGGGAAGTTAGCAGGACAATTCAACGGGGAACACTACATATGGATCAACCAGAGAAAATGATTATTTATAATCTATTTCCGTTGCTTGCAGGCAGGTTTTCTGAGTGGGAAAGTCATCTGAGGAGGGCAGCAGAGATGGGGTTCAACTGGGTATTTGTCAACCCTGTTCATCTCACAGGTTCTTCAGGCAGCCTCTACTCAGTAAAGGATTATTTTCGTATCAATCCGATACTGGTTGATTCCGATAATGCAAATTCACCGGAAGACCAGGCAAAGGAAGCGAACGAGACTGCAGAAAAACTGGGGTTACGGATGATGGTGGACCTGGTGGTTAACCACTGTGCAGCGGACTCGGGGCTTATACGTGAGCATCCTGAGTGGTTCAAGTGGGAGCACGAGGGGCACGTTGAAAAAGCTTTCTGTTATGAAAACGGCAATAAGGTTGTATGGGGTGATCTTGCAAGATTTGATTATTGGCATTCCAGGGACCAGGAGGGGCTTTTCCTGTTTTTCCTCAAGGTTGTGAAATTTCTCATCAATCTCGGTTTTAAGGGCTTTCGATGTGATGCGGCCTATCAGGTTCCCGATAGTTTTTGGGAAAGACTCATTCGGGAGACACGATCTCTCTTTCCAGAAGTACTCTTTTTTGCTGAAACCCTTGGTTGTACAACTGCTCAGACAAAAAATACTGCAGGCGCCGGTTTTAATTACATATTCAACAGTTCAAAATGGTGGGATTTTCACAGTCCGTGGTTGATGGAACAGTATAATCTTACACGGGAGATTGTTCCTTCGGTCAGTTTTCCCGAGAGCCATGATACGCGCAGGCTGGGAGAAGAATTTCACGGCAATACAAACGGGCTTAAGCAGCGATATCTGTTTTCGGCTCTCTTTTCCGCTGGAGTATTAGTACCGATAGGTTTCGAATATGGTTTTCGTAAGAGGTTTCATGTCGTAAAGACAAGGACTGCGGATTGGGAAGAAACAGATATTGATTTGACTTCATTTATTACAAAGGTAAACAGAATTAAGGAAAGCTGTGAAATTTTTCAGATAGAAGCACCTACTGAGCTCATAGACTGCCATAATCATAATATCCTGCTCATGTGGAAAGGGTCTGAAGATGGACATGGGGAATCTCTGATCATTCTCAATAAAGACATCTGTAACAAGCAACATTTTTTTACGGATAGTTTGCGGAAGTTTGTCCGGCAAGAGGGGGTATTAAGAGATGTTTCTCCAGAATACCCTCTTGAGTATCTACCCGAACCGTTTTCTTATGACCTGCGTCCTGGACAGGGGATTGTGCTGGTAACTGCGGATTTATGAACGATAGTGTCTGAACGGAAACCCTGTCTTTGAATGAAAACTTCCCAGGAAACAAGGCAGTCTGATTCCGTAACCTGAGCGAAATAGTGTACTTGAGGATTAAGGAGTCTTTACAGCTATGCAGGAGGGGGTGTGACTTTCTTTCTGCGGCACAGTACGAATACTTACTCCCTGATATAGTTGTAAATATTCAGATAATGAATGCCTGGTGAGTTCCAGGAGTAGTCATATTTCATACCATTCATCATTAATTCCCTGAAGTACTGTGGATGTGAATTCCACATGCCGATTGCACGACGCATGGCTGATTCCAGCCCCTCTTCATTGAAATGATGAAATACATATCCATTTCTTTCATGGAAAGGTTTGTCTGAGTTATCAGCATCAAAAACGGTATCTCCTAATCCTCCCGTATCCCTCACAACCGGTATTGTTCCATACTTCATGGCTATTAACTGTGTTAACCCGCACGGCTCAAACAGGCTGGGCAGGATCATCATGTCAGCACCCGCATAAATCAAGTGGGCCAGTTCCTCGTTATAGCCAATTTCAAGATGGCAATCAGGATTATCGTTTAGCTGGTGTTTCAGTTGCCAAAAATAGTTATTCAGGTCATGATCAGTGCTGGAACCAAGAAGTACAAACTGGCAACCATTTCCCAATGCGTAAAAGATTGCGTGTCTGATAAGATGAACCCCCTTTTGGTGATCAAGTCTTCCAACGTAAGCGAAAAGAGGCTTAAAATCCAGTCTAAGCATTAACCTCTGGCGGAGCACTTCCTTATTTCCGAATTTGTGATCAAGTCTGTCGATTCCATAATTGTACGGTATGTTTCTATCAATCTCGGGGTTCCAAAAATCGTAATCTATACCGTTTAAGACTCCGCCAAATTTATTCCGATGTTCGTAAAGGGTGTGGCCGAGACCAAAACCCTGATCTGTGGTCATTATTTCGTTTGCATACCTGGGAGATACTGTTGTGACAAAATTTGAATAGACAATTCCTCCTTTCATCAAATTTATGGCGGAGGAATTGAAATTGTCCTTCAGGCGGTCCTGGTTACAATAATGACCAGTATTGTTCAAGCCGACTTCTCTGAGTATAAATTCCCCGGTTACACCTTGATGTTTCAGGTTGTGGAGTGTGTAACATACACGAGGGTGTGTCATACCTTGATTCTTGTAAAGGTCAAATAAAAGTACCGGGACGAGGCCTGTTTGCCAGTCATGGCAGTGAATAATCTCGGGATGTTTTTCGGTTCTTATCATAAATTCCAGAGAGGCCCTGCAGAAAAAAGCAAACCTTTCCGGGTCATCATGATGACCATAATAGAGGCCACGGTTAAAAAGATTCCTTTCAGAATGAGGTTCTATGAAGAAGCACTTTCGACTGTGAACGAAACCAAAAAAGACAGAGCAATGAACCTGCTGGTCGTAAAAAGGAACCCAGAGATCGTGTAACACTTTCTGGAGCCCATAAATGTGCTCATAACGCATACAGTCGTATTTGGGAAGTATAATTTCAACATCGTTTCCCCTGATTTCAAGTTCGCGGCTGAGCCCATATATTACATCGGCAAGACCACCTACTTTTGCCACAGGGGCACACTCAGTTGCAATCATGATAATATACATTCTTCCGCCTCCCAACCCGCCAGAGCCACAACCAGAAAGAGATAAATTCCTTGTGTGCTCCGGCTCTGCCGGGTTGTTAAATGAAAACCGCCTGTCTGCCGTCTGCCTGTGCGTGTTGCATGCAGACAGGTTTCCGGCACAGGTAGATAGATTTTTTAACTTTCCCTAAAAAAATACTAATATCAGTACAGTCGCACTACTCAGAACTCCAACCGTATCAGTCTTCAGGTTTATATCGAGAGAATTGATCATATATTTTTTTCGTTCATTGGTTTTAATATTAAAACACCAAGAGGCGGCAGGTTTAACTTGAGAGAGCAGGGTCTTTCTCGAAAGGATACTGCTTCTGAATACACACCACCACTGTTGCCAACATTACTGCCCCAGTATTCAGTGGCATCACTGTTAAGGATTTCCCTGTAAAATCCTCCTTTCGATATTCCAACCCTGTAATCATACCTTGGAACGGATGTGAAATTTAATACGAAGATTAAGAAATCATTGGAATTTTTTGCCTTCCGCATAAAGGCAATGATGCTTTGTTCATAATCGCTAAAGTCAAGCCACTCAAAACCATCATTTGAAAAATCAAGCTCATGCAATGCAGATTCTGTTCTGTATAAATGGTTTAAGTCTTTGACCCACCTTTGTAAACCTTGATGTGAGGGATATTGAAGAACAAACCATTCTAAACTCTCATCGTGGTTCCACTCTTTGTATTGGCCGAATTCACCACCCATAAAGAGGATTTTCTTTCCGGGATGACCATACATGAATCCAAATAAAAGTCTGAGATTTGCAAAACGCTGCCACTCATCTCCCGGCATCTTGCCAATGAGTGAACCCTTACCATGGACAACCTCGTCATGTGAGAGCGGAAGGGCAAAATTCTCAGAAAAGGCATACCAGATACTGAAGGTAAGCTCATTGTGATGATATTTTCTGAAGACAGGGTCTTTTGAGATGTATTCTAAGGTATCGTGCATCCAGCCCATATTCCATTTCATACCAAAACCCAGCCCCCCGATATGTGTTGGTCTTGAAACCATAGGCCATGATGTAGACTCTTCAGCTATCACTTGAACATCATGATGTGTGGTGTATATGCTTTCGTTCAGTTTTTTTATTAATTCTATGGCATCAAGATCCTCTTTGCCGCCATATTTGTTGGGTATCCACTCCCCTTCTTTTCTTGCGTAATCAAGATAGAGCATGGACGCAACAGCGTCAACCCTGATGCCGTCAATGTGATATTTATCAAGCCAGAAGAGGGCACTGCTGATGAGAAATGCTCGTACCTCGTTTCTGCTGAAGTTAAAAATCGAGCTCTTCCATTCCGGATGAAACCCTTTCTTGGGATCAGCATGCTCGTAAAGATGAGTACCGTCAAAATAGGAAAGTCCATATTCATCAGAGGGGAAATGGGAAGGGACCCAGTCAAGGATTACACCGATACTGTTTCGATGGAGGTAATCCAGCAGGTACATGAAGTCCTGGGGGGTGCCGTATCTCCTTGTCGGAGCAAAGTAGCCTGTAGTTTGATACCCCCAGGAGCCATAAAACGGATGCTCCATAATCGGGAGAAATTCAACGTGGGTAAATTCCATCTCCTTGACATAGTCTGTAAGTAAATGTGCCATCTCCCTGTAGTTAAGAAACAGATTCCCTTCGTCATCCTTCCTCTTCCATGAGCCGAGATGAACTTCATAGATAGAAAAAGGTGCCTGTAATGCGTTGTATTTGCTTCGGCTACGCATCCACTCATCATCATTCCATTGATAGTCGAGATCCCAAACAATGGACGCAGTTTTGGAAGGTAATTCCCATGAGAAGGCGAATGGGTCTCCTTTATCGACACGATAGTTATGATATTTTGAGACTATGTGATATTTATAGATAGTGCCTTTCTTTAAACCGGGAATAAAATTTTCCCATATGCCAGATCTGTCTCTTCTCATATTGAGAGGGTGAGACTTTCTATTCCATCCATTAAAATCCCCGATAACAGAGACTTTTTCTGCATTTGGTGCCCACACAGAAAAGTAGACTCCTTCCTCTCCATTCATAGACACAAGGTGAGAACCAAATTTATCATAGAGTTTGAAATGATTTCCCTCCTTGAAAAGATAGATATCGTGGTCGGTGAATAAACTCAAGTTGTCCGGAACTCTCTCAATGTTGTCATTCTGTTCTCTTACCATTATTCAAGCCTTCAATTATTACTATGAATGAAATGTGAGGAATAAAAACTGAAAAATATATTTATCGTATCAACAGGTGGTAATAATATCCATTGCTTTTTTGATGAAAAGAAGCAATGGGCTGGTTTTCATCCCAATAGTTGTGGAGTGTTCGAGGTATTTTCATGGTAAAAAATACAGCTCGTAAACAAAAAGCAGTGTGATCTGTCTATAGCAAGGGCATCTCTTTGCGAACGACGACAATACCGTTGTCTGTTACAGTTAAATTTTTTGAGTCTTTTTCAAGATCGAAGCCTATGCTCATATTATCAGGAATATGAACTGATTTGTCTATTATGGCTCTTCGTATCTTCACGTTTTTACCTATCCTGACACTTTCCATGATAATGGAATCAGAAATTTCTGAATACGAGTCAACTCTGACGTCGGGAGATAAAACGCTCCTTTCCACCTTTGCACCACTGATGATACAGCCTCCAGAAACGATGGAGTCAAGGATAGTGCCCGTTCGTCCGCCTTCAAATTTCTCATGAAAAACGGTTTTTGCAGGTGGAT is drawn from Candidatus Scalindua sp. and contains these coding sequences:
- a CDS encoding alpha-amylase family glycosyl hydrolase produces the protein MDQPEKMIIYNLFPLLAGRFSEWESHLRRAAEMGFNWVFVNPVHLTGSSGSLYSVKDYFRINPILVDSDNANSPEDQAKEANETAEKLGLRMMVDLVVNHCAADSGLIREHPEWFKWEHEGHVEKAFCYENGNKVVWGDLARFDYWHSRDQEGLFLFFLKVVKFLINLGFKGFRCDAAYQVPDSFWERLIRETRSLFPEVLFFAETLGCTTAQTKNTAGAGFNYIFNSSKWWDFHSPWLMEQYNLTREIVPSVSFPESHDTRRLGEEFHGNTNGLKQRYLFSALFSAGVLVPIGFEYGFRKRFHVVKTRTADWEETDIDLTSFITKVNRIKESCEIFQIEAPTELIDCHNHNILLMWKGSEDGHGESLIILNKDICNKQHFFTDSLRKFVRQEGVLRDVSPEYPLEYLPEPFSYDLRPGQGIVLVTADL
- a CDS encoding glycogen synthase — encoded protein: MYIIMIATECAPVAKVGGLADVIYGLSRELEIRGNDVEIILPKYDCMRYEHIYGLQKVLHDLWVPFYDQQVHCSVFFGFVHSRKCFFIEPHSERNLFNRGLYYGHHDDPERFAFFCRASLEFMIRTEKHPEIIHCHDWQTGLVPVLLFDLYKNQGMTHPRVCYTLHNLKHQGVTGEFILREVGLNNTGHYCNQDRLKDNFNSSAINLMKGGIVYSNFVTTVSPRYANEIMTTDQGFGLGHTLYEHRNKFGGVLNGIDYDFWNPEIDRNIPYNYGIDRLDHKFGNKEVLRQRLMLRLDFKPLFAYVGRLDHQKGVHLIRHAIFYALGNGCQFVLLGSSTDHDLNNYFWQLKHQLNDNPDCHLEIGYNEELAHLIYAGADMMILPSLFEPCGLTQLIAMKYGTIPVVRDTGGLGDTVFDADNSDKPFHERNGYVFHHFNEEGLESAMRRAIGMWNSHPQYFRELMMNGMKYDYSWNSPGIHYLNIYNYIRE
- a CDS encoding rhomboid family intramembrane serine protease codes for the protein MKQETKKSIYWIFGFVAALWIIEFINLSTGHILSSWGIVPRTVKGLIGIPLSPFLHSSLNHTMVNTIPLAVLGGFVMLHGKRLFFEITTIIIIVSGSILWLFGRSSCHVGASGLIFGYFGYLVIRAWYDRSLKSFLTAFFTVSLFGGIIWGVLPTLSRISWEGHLSGLLAGILAAYVEKSTKPA
- the argS gene encoding arginine--tRNA ligase, with the translated sequence MDLFINTIIGLLGDEISLPPDKIKELLEQPPDNKMGDYALPCFSLAQQLRKDPKKIAAELSQKLVPDDIIVEITANGPYLNFHVSKPLLFKTVLEEISDKGASYGNHAVGKGKTIIIDYSSPNIAKHLAVHHLRSAVIGNAIYNLYNVLGYKCIGINHLGDWGTQFGQLIVALKKWGLDFAVSSAGNSHEQNSATKKKLTVSKLNELYVKFHKEAKINKNLEEEARDWFKKLEDGDKEAKEAWHHFKEISLMEFERVYKRLGISFDSYAGESFYNEMLDDTVQRIKDSGLTEISEDALIVNLEKYNMPPCILRKKDEASLYATRDICAAEYRKRKYNFDKMAYVVGSEQRLHFKQFFKVLEDMGYEWVHNCAHVDFGLIKFKQGKMSTREGKVILLEDLLEESCKIADEIIEEKNPGLENREEVAESVGIGAILFSELCTKRVKDVLFDWDVILNFDGETGPYVQYTHARMCSILRKYGENITTSVHYDLLKEDDELVLIKLLADFPLVLLRAAENYEPSLLSNHLLDLCSTFNRYYQHHRILTDDNELRKARILLLEAARVVIKNGLSILGLKAAEKM
- the glgB gene encoding 1,4-alpha-glucan branching protein GlgB → MVREQNDNIERVPDNLSLFTDHDIYLFKEGNHFKLYDKFGSHLVSMNGEEGVYFSVWAPNAEKVSVIGDFNGWNRKSHPLNMRRDRSGIWENFIPGLKKGTIYKYHIVSKYHNYRVDKGDPFAFSWELPSKTASIVWDLDYQWNDDEWMRSRSKYNALQAPFSIYEVHLGSWKRKDDEGNLFLNYREMAHLLTDYVKEMEFTHVEFLPIMEHPFYGSWGYQTTGYFAPTRRYGTPQDFMYLLDYLHRNSIGVILDWVPSHFPSDEYGLSYFDGTHLYEHADPKKGFHPEWKSSIFNFSRNEVRAFLISSALFWLDKYHIDGIRVDAVASMLYLDYARKEGEWIPNKYGGKEDLDAIELIKKLNESIYTTHHDVQVIAEESTSWPMVSRPTHIGGLGFGMKWNMGWMHDTLEYISKDPVFRKYHHNELTFSIWYAFSENFALPLSHDEVVHGKGSLIGKMPGDEWQRFANLRLLFGFMYGHPGKKILFMGGEFGQYKEWNHDESLEWFVLQYPSHQGLQRWVKDLNHLYRTESALHELDFSNDGFEWLDFSDYEQSIIAFMRKAKNSNDFLIFVLNFTSVPRYDYRVGISKGGFYREILNSDATEYWGSNVGNSGGVYSEAVSFRERPCSLKLNLPPLGVLILKPMNEKNI